One stretch of Zingiber officinale cultivar Zhangliang chromosome 6B, Zo_v1.1, whole genome shotgun sequence DNA includes these proteins:
- the LOC121993143 gene encoding uncharacterized protein LOC121993143 — translation MGYDAMANSAKKKRTNRSGKLKHCRSDAGREQWLSQTKGEDDCKILGEDHPSLSRKDVGGSKIRMIGEDESPHRQRRSDSGPPPMPHQRGSMIRRRSTDSSSPSVTDADEEDDHVDDGVLDDWEAAADAISEVNDLADHDPEDHLVPAALSSVATASPIASRPTTRPEPIRSAPRAWKPDDASRPRSLPSISKQWSFPAKVDQKLCLVGQQKDTLLLPCPCPICYEDLDPTDSRFFPCSCGFRLCLFCHKRILEDDGGCPGCRRPYNSFLYGQQTINSIGTPLIPHCLSRSFSMISRSSSREH, via the exons ATGGGTTACGACGCGATGGCAAACAGCGCGAAGAAGAAGCGG ACGAATCGATCGGGCAAGTTGAAGCATTGCAGGTCCGATGCCGGTCGCGAGCAATGGCTTTCTCAAA CCAAGGGCGAGGATGATTGCAAGATTTTGGGCGAGGATCATCCCTCGCTGTCACGGAAAGATGTTGGTGGCAGTAAGATTAGGATGATAGGCGAGGATGAATCTCCCCATCGGCAGAGGCGCAGTGATTCGGGCCCTCCTCCGATGCCACATCAGCGAGGAAGTATGATACGCAGACGCAGTACTGATTCTAGTTCGCCTAGTGTTACGGATGCTGATGAGGAGGACGATCATGTAGACGATGGGGTGCTTGACGATTGGGAGGCGGCGGCGGACGCCATATCAGAAGTGAATGACTTGGCCGACCATGACCCTGAGGATCATCTTGTCCCTGCGGCCCTTTCATCGGTTGCAACTGCTTCTCCAATCGCTAGCCGACCTACCACAAGGCCAGAACCCATTAGAAGTGCTCCTAGAGCTTGGAAACCGGATGATGCATCTAGGCCCCGTAGCCTTCCCAGTATCTCCAAGCAGTGGAGCTTCCCTGCTAAAGTAGATCAAAAGCTTTGCTTGGTCGGCCAACAGAAAGACACCCTTTTGTTGCCTTGCCCATGCCCTATCTGTTATGAGGATTTGGATCCAACGGACTCCAGGTTCTTCCCCTGTTCGTGTGGCTTTCGACTCTGCCTCTTCTGCCACAAGAGGATTCTTGAGGATGATGGGGGTTGCCCTGGTTGCAGGAGGCCATATAATTCATTTCTCTATGGACAACAGACAATCAATTCTATTGGGACACCACTAATTCCACACTGTCTATCTCGTTCTTTTAGCATGATCTCAAGATCTTCTAGCAGGGAGCATTAG